One window from the genome of Natronomonas pharaonis DSM 2160 encodes:
- a CDS encoding type II secretion system protein: MAANTRFDRLVDRLAALSPRDSPPASLRDAEPFLDREAGEVAAACDGVGVIVGGCLVAVGIVTGRFGLLVVAIGAGYAGVVLARGGALAVVNLRRSRALGTAPTIVSRAVLRMRITPAAERAAAFAAETDGRLGDRLAGRVRRADGTPRSGLSAFATAWRDRFPGFYRSLTLVEAAAEAPPEERERTLDRAMNAVLEGTRERAASAAEALRGPATAVYAFGVLLPLALIGVLPAAGAAGVNATLPAVVIVYDIVLPVALVGAGGWLLSRRPVAFPTDAPTDRTADRRLAVVAGGCAAIAGAMVAGTVLPWWTRPIAAVGLGVGTGLFVLYRPTIAARDRTDAFDESLPDALYLVGRRVSDGVSVERAVADAAEELDGVAGEVFTDAARRQRRLRVDIETAFRGSHGALEELTSRRAESAARLFGVAANAGAPAGRALIETADHLDELRRVETEARRDLGQVTTTLSNTAAFFGPLVGGATVALADSVGTAEALDGSVPETAGIGLAVGWYVLLLSVVLTALSVGLERGLDRPTIGYRTGAALCAATVVYLLSFYAAAVVAGAGSL; the protein is encoded by the coding sequence GTGGCTGCTAACACCCGATTTGACCGCCTCGTCGACCGGCTTGCGGCGCTGTCGCCCCGGGACAGCCCCCCAGCGTCGCTCCGCGACGCCGAGCCGTTTTTGGACCGCGAGGCAGGGGAAGTCGCAGCCGCCTGCGACGGTGTCGGTGTCATCGTCGGAGGCTGTCTCGTGGCCGTCGGCATCGTGACCGGCCGGTTCGGATTGCTGGTCGTCGCTATCGGCGCAGGCTATGCGGGGGTCGTACTCGCCCGCGGCGGCGCACTCGCGGTCGTCAATCTCCGCCGCAGTCGGGCGCTCGGGACCGCCCCAACGATTGTCAGCCGGGCGGTACTCCGGATGCGGATAACCCCGGCAGCGGAGCGAGCAGCCGCCTTCGCCGCCGAGACTGACGGACGGCTCGGCGACCGGCTTGCCGGGCGCGTCAGACGCGCCGATGGCACGCCGCGGTCCGGCCTGTCGGCGTTCGCGACGGCGTGGCGCGACCGGTTCCCGGGGTTTTACCGGTCGCTGACGCTCGTGGAAGCTGCCGCCGAAGCGCCGCCCGAAGAGCGCGAGCGGACGCTGGATAGGGCGATGAACGCCGTTCTTGAAGGCACGCGCGAGCGGGCCGCCAGCGCAGCCGAGGCGCTTCGTGGGCCAGCCACCGCCGTCTACGCCTTCGGTGTGCTGTTGCCGCTCGCACTCATCGGCGTGCTCCCGGCCGCTGGGGCCGCCGGCGTCAACGCGACGCTTCCGGCGGTCGTCATCGTCTACGACATCGTGCTTCCCGTGGCGCTTGTCGGTGCCGGCGGCTGGCTGCTCTCCCGTCGGCCGGTCGCGTTCCCGACTGACGCGCCGACCGACCGGACGGCAGACCGGCGGCTCGCGGTCGTCGCCGGCGGCTGTGCGGCCATAGCCGGAGCGATGGTGGCAGGGACGGTGCTCCCGTGGTGGACACGGCCGATTGCAGCGGTCGGCCTCGGCGTCGGCACGGGGCTTTTCGTCCTGTATCGGCCGACGATTGCGGCCCGGGACAGAACGGATGCGTTCGACGAATCGTTGCCTGATGCGCTGTATCTCGTCGGGCGCCGTGTCAGCGACGGCGTTTCGGTCGAGCGCGCTGTCGCAGACGCGGCCGAGGAACTCGACGGCGTCGCCGGCGAGGTCTTCACCGACGCTGCCCGCCGGCAGCGACGGCTCCGGGTCGATATCGAGACAGCGTTTCGGGGCAGCCACGGGGCACTCGAAGAGCTCACGAGCCGGCGGGCTGAAAGCGCCGCACGGCTGTTCGGCGTCGCCGCAAACGCCGGTGCGCCCGCCGGCCGGGCGCTCATCGAGACGGCCGACCATCTCGACGAGCTCCGGCGGGTGGAAACGGAGGCGCGCCGTGACCTCGGGCAGGTGACGACGACGCTTTCGAACACGGCCGCGTTCTTCGGTCCGTTGGTCGGGGGTGCGACAGTAGCGCTGGCCGACAGCGTCGGGACGGCAGAAGCACTCGACGGGAGTGTTCCCGAGACGGCCGGCATCGGACTGGCTGTCGGCTGGTACGTGCTCTTGCTTTCGGTAGTGCTGACTGCGCTGTCGGTCGGGCTCGAACGCGGTCTCGACCGGCCGACTATCGGCTACCGGACAGGCGCGGCGCTCTGTGCGGCGACGGTCGTCTATCTCCTGTCGTTCTACGCAGCGGCGGTAGTAGCGGGGGCCGGGAGTTTATAA
- a CDS encoding DUF7283 family protein codes for MFDVPLDSWYVWFGLAVVSSATVGVAGTLPSSPPPDAAGGAQTIDSVAASDRPAVGKHPLSNAESVRIGTSSLSLRGGGEISHEALRYGPVTPAGADDRLQSVLRGSHPDKQFDTPAAFAEAAEAARTEQPQWYTTDELVVRRVIWEGTDVVLAG; via the coding sequence GTGTTCGACGTTCCCCTCGACTCGTGGTACGTCTGGTTCGGGCTGGCGGTAGTCAGCAGCGCCACCGTCGGCGTCGCCGGAACATTGCCGTCGTCGCCGCCGCCGGACGCAGCCGGCGGCGCACAGACCATCGACAGCGTCGCCGCGAGCGACCGCCCGGCAGTCGGGAAGCACCCGCTTTCGAACGCCGAATCGGTCCGCATCGGCACGAGCTCGCTGTCGCTCCGCGGTGGCGGCGAAATCAGTCACGAAGCGCTCCGCTACGGACCGGTAACGCCAGCAGGAGCCGACGACAGGCTTCAGTCGGTGCTCCGAGGCAGTCATCCTGACAAACAGTTCGACACGCCGGCTGCCTTCGCGGAGGCTGCCGAAGCAGCCCGTACAGAACAGCCACAGTGGTACACCACTGACGAACTCGTCGTTCGGCGAGTCATCTGGGAGGGAACGGATGTGGTCCTCGCGGGATAG